The Acidobacteriota bacterium genome window below encodes:
- a CDS encoding RHS repeat-associated core domain-containing protein, whose product MSQTTAYTGSPAIHAYLSVLAVIPASYAYDQDNRRYKKTVGSAVTHYVWEGSQVVAEHNGSTGAVLTDYVYSGSRMIAKVSSGSTQYFLSDRLSTRLVLDSNGNVIGRQGHLPFGEDFGENGTQEKHHFATHERDGETDKDYALNRQYSQSVGRFVQPDPHGPSMKNPLVLGSYGDPQSLNKYNYVRNDPINSIDPKGLDMCFGYHVFLITKSGAEILDVTYLGFIPVYCWSSGGGGGYNSGGGNPAHGPPPQAPKLKKSKTPEELVLQWKQIRDAILSNGDCAQKLAPYLQDLNRTVAQKKGATTWYINAYDPTVTMPNGQTEQQYFQSHDPAGAVTFTRTDNSLARTFLGPDFFSSNDALGQAELFMHELLHVVVDSTEGLEGTMGTNGKNVTQWLHDGCK is encoded by the coding sequence ATGTCACAAACGACGGCGTACACGGGTAGCCCCGCCATCCACGCTTACCTGTCGGTTCTCGCTGTCATACCCGCGAGCTATGCCTACGATCAGGATAATCGGAGATACAAGAAGACAGTTGGCTCGGCGGTGACGCATTACGTGTGGGAAGGCTCGCAGGTTGTAGCCGAGCACAACGGCAGCACTGGCGCGGTGTTGACGGATTACGTCTACTCGGGCAGCCGGATGATTGCGAAAGTAAGTAGCGGCAGCACCCAGTATTTCCTGAGCGATCGTTTGAGCACGCGGCTTGTGCTTGATTCGAATGGGAATGTGATCGGGCGTCAGGGGCACTTGCCGTTCGGCGAGGACTTCGGAGAGAACGGCACGCAAGAGAAGCATCATTTCGCGACGCACGAACGAGATGGCGAGACGGACAAGGACTATGCGTTGAACAGGCAGTATTCTCAGAGCGTCGGCAGGTTCGTACAACCCGATCCGCATGGGCCCAGTATGAAGAACCCCCTGGTGCTGGGAAGCTATGGGGATCCGCAGAGCCTCAACAAGTACAACTACGTAAGAAATGATCCGATCAATTCAATCGACCCGAAGGGTCTCGACATGTGTTTCGGGTATCACGTTTTTCTAATAACCAAGAGCGGCGCTGAAATACTTGACGTCACGTACCTGGGATTCATCCCGGTGTATTGCTGGAGCAGCGGCGGTGGCGGCGGATACAATAGCGGTGGGGGGAACCCGGCGCACGGGCCGCCACCGCAGGCGCCGAAATTAAAGAAGAGCAAGACTCCGGAGGAACTGGTTCTTCAATGGAAGCAAATAAGGGATGCGATCCTGTCAAACGGGGACTGTGCGCAGAAACTCGCGCCATATTTGCAAGACCTGAACCGAACAGTCGCACAGAAGAAAGGGGCTACCACTTGGTACATCAATGCTTACGATCCGACGGTCACTATGCCCAATGGGCAAACCGAGCAACAGTACTTTCAGAGCCACGATCCGGCGGGCGCAGTTACATTCACCCGTACTGACAACAGTTTAGCCAGAACATTTTTAGGGCCCGACTTCTTCTCTTCCAACGATGCACTGGGCCAGGCAGAGCTGTTCATGCACGAGTTGCTACACGTTGTCGTCGACTCCACAGAGGGATTAGAGGGAACAATGGGGACCAATGGAAAGAACGTAACTCAGTGGTTACATGATGGATGCAAGTAG
- a CDS encoding RHS repeat-associated core domain-containing protein, translating to MWDAVSGGNQLQNIVIEGANHIWSVNSSTSDPNYYYDPAGNLVWAEGHSYAYDAENRLVNVDGGATGQYAYDPSNRRYKRVTGGATTHYIWQGSQVIAEHNGATGAVLVDYVYSGGRMIAKVASGTTQYFLSDRLSTRLVLDASGNVIGRQAHLPFGEDFAESGTQEKHHFTSYERDSETVSDYAVNRQYSQTTGRFNRTDTIPANVMDPQSFNRYVYARNNPINMIDPLGLQICDITRSKYYYEDDEGLLVMGVIETLHCDVLGDSGGSDAGSPPVENGPGGGDDPTTAEWHARRIKEALDSALTKLIDSIPCQALPGTAKWAAMPTLTRLQNEGRITEGDAHGDIAEYFCGLKCILGRNPGTITLDTVHFFGTAIENEAALHNVTIAEAQVETILHELARATGAMSGNEDDFDERIYNTCIKPSSQ from the coding sequence ATGTGGGACGCCGTATCAGGAGGCAATCAGTTACAGAACATCGTGATCGAAGGAGCCAACCACATCTGGAGTGTGAACAGCAGCACATCGGACCCGAACTACTACTATGATCCGGCAGGGAATCTGGTATGGGCCGAGGGACATAGCTACGCATACGACGCTGAGAATCGGCTTGTAAATGTGGATGGAGGAGCGACCGGGCAATACGCATATGACCCGTCGAATCGGCGCTACAAGAGGGTGACGGGCGGAGCTACGACGCATTACATCTGGCAAGGCTCGCAAGTGATCGCCGAACACAACGGCGCCACTGGAGCGGTGCTGGTCGACTACGTCTATTCCGGCGGCCGGATGATCGCGAAGGTAGCGAGCGGCACGACTCAATACTTCTTGAGCGACCGGTTGAGCACGAGGCTTGTGCTGGACGCTAGCGGCAACGTGATAGGGCGGCAGGCTCACTTGCCGTTTGGGGAGGACTTCGCAGAGAGCGGCACGCAGGAGAAGCATCACTTCACGAGCTATGAGCGCGATAGTGAGACCGTCTCGGACTATGCAGTGAATCGTCAATACTCGCAAACCACGGGGAGATTCAACCGAACAGATACGATACCGGCGAATGTCATGGATCCGCAGAGCTTCAACCGGTATGTCTATGCGCGTAACAATCCTATAAATATGATTGACCCGCTGGGGCTCCAGATTTGCGACATTACAAGGTCGAAATACTATTACGAAGACGATGAAGGGCTCTTGGTTATGGGAGTGATCGAGACATTGCACTGCGACGTTCTAGGCGATTCAGGTGGAAGCGATGCGGGCTCTCCACCTGTTGAAAATGGGCCGGGCGGTGGCGATGACCCAACTACGGCAGAATGGCATGCCCGGAGGATCAAAGAAGCTCTCGATTCGGCACTTACCAAACTTATCGATAGCATACCGTGTCAGGCTCTCCCTGGCACAGCCAAATGGGCGGCCATGCCCACGTTAACCCGACTCCAAAATGAAGGACGAATCACCGAGGGTGATGCGCATGGAGACATAGCCGAATACTTTTGTGGTCTCAAATGTATCCTCGGTCGTAACCCTGGGACAATTACGCTAGACACCGTACACTTCTTCGGAACCGCGATCGAAAACGAAGCGGCGCTTCACAATGTAACTATAGCGGAGGCTCAGGTAGAAACAATTCTTCACGAACTCGCTCGCGCAACGGGCGCCATGTCCGGCAACGAAGACGACTTCGATGAAAGGATATACAACACCTGCATTAAGCCATCTAGTCAATAA
- a CDS encoding dihydrodipicolinate synthase family protein, translated as MIESGPLYSEPLAAEEGISSRSYRFSYKPRCGLSIPAITVLDAGGCVIEEEQRNVFRYLAQQGHGSDILFGVGTTGEWNRISNIERQRLIWIETDEAARINCDISKRGLQPLEAWVGVTAATRSETLSNLECALEAGADAAVIAPLSIKDLGDVVSFFQQDVSDLFDHRGRWLPVFLYDNADIAADPRIPHIRTRDVKRLSRLPFIFGLKVSAPRRVLGNYTKGAGHFKDKGEFGIYVGNAMLMFQLFNVEDGLLGRAREYWNRYLLHNELPIGVVSGPANAMPREWQRAWRACYAGDEQLMSIYKSAFEQFSAACRFSQGGNEVKKSIACLKHALKLDGVITSDLVAEGTRALDSNERREFARCYERIKQNLASQTDAVWLSSR; from the coding sequence ATGATTGAATCTGGTCCTCTATACTCCGAACCTCTGGCGGCCGAAGAGGGGATATCCTCCCGGTCGTATCGTTTTAGTTACAAACCCCGCTGCGGGCTCAGCATTCCGGCAATAACCGTTCTCGACGCGGGCGGCTGCGTGATTGAAGAAGAACAACGCAACGTGTTTCGCTATCTCGCCCAGCAAGGTCACGGCTCTGACATTCTGTTCGGCGTAGGCACCACCGGCGAGTGGAATCGAATCTCAAACATCGAACGCCAACGCCTCATTTGGATCGAGACCGACGAGGCCGCTCGCATCAATTGCGATATATCAAAGCGCGGGCTTCAACCTCTGGAAGCGTGGGTCGGGGTGACGGCCGCGACTCGAAGCGAGACGCTTTCGAATCTCGAATGCGCGCTCGAGGCGGGAGCCGATGCCGCGGTGATTGCGCCGCTCTCGATCAAAGATCTCGGCGACGTCGTCTCGTTCTTTCAGCAGGACGTGAGTGATCTGTTCGACCACCGGGGCCGCTGGTTGCCGGTCTTTCTCTACGACAATGCGGACATCGCAGCCGACCCGCGCATCCCGCACATTCGCACGCGCGACGTAAAGCGGCTCAGCCGGCTGCCGTTCATCTTCGGTTTGAAAGTGTCAGCGCCGCGGCGCGTGCTTGGCAACTACACCAAAGGCGCCGGGCACTTCAAGGACAAAGGCGAGTTTGGGATTTATGTCGGCAACGCAATGCTGATGTTTCAGCTATTCAACGTCGAAGACGGATTGCTGGGCCGGGCGCGCGAGTATTGGAACCGGTACCTGCTTCACAACGAGCTGCCGATAGGAGTCGTGTCAGGTCCTGCCAATGCGATGCCGCGCGAGTGGCAACGAGCCTGGCGCGCCTGCTACGCGGGCGATGAGCAATTGATGTCTATTTACAAATCGGCATTCGAGCAGTTCAGCGCGGCGTGCCGGTTCTCGCAGGGAGGAAATGAGGTCAAGAAGAGCATCGCTTGTTTGAAGCACGCGTTGAAGCTTGATGGGGTGATCACGTCGGACCTGGTAGCGGAAGGCACGCGAGCGCTTGATTCAAACGAGCGTCGTGAGTTCGCGCGATGCTACGAAAGAATCAAGCAGAATCTCGCTTCACAAACTGACGCCGTGTGGCTTTCCAGCAGATAG
- a CDS encoding cupin domain-containing protein: protein MEKVSLTEKLGSFQEYWSPKIVGELNDSFVKLVKLKGEFVWHHHEAEDELFLVVKGSLLMKFRDREIRVEEGEFVIVPRGVEHLPIAEEEVHVLLLEPKSTLNTGDVVNERTVAELDRI, encoded by the coding sequence ATCGAGAAGGTGAGCCTGACCGAAAAGCTCGGCTCGTTTCAGGAATACTGGAGCCCGAAGATTGTTGGCGAGTTGAACGATTCTTTTGTGAAACTAGTCAAACTCAAAGGCGAGTTCGTGTGGCATCATCACGAAGCCGAAGACGAGCTGTTTCTTGTCGTGAAAGGCAGCTTGTTGATGAAGTTTCGAGACCGCGAGATTCGAGTCGAAGAAGGCGAGTTTGTCATCGTCCCGCGCGGCGTCGAACATCTTCCAATCGCGGAAGAAGAAGTTCACGTGTTGTTGCTCGAGCCGAAGTCCACGTTGAACACCGGCGATGTGGTGAACGAAAGAACAGTGGCGGAGCTGGATCGAATCTGA